The following proteins come from a genomic window of Amaranthus tricolor cultivar Red isolate AtriRed21 chromosome 14, ASM2621246v1, whole genome shotgun sequence:
- the LOC130800400 gene encoding 4-hydroxyphenylpyruvate dioxygenase-like, with protein sequence MESKVLVAPKNDANDSFKIQSFYNFVRSNPKTDKFKVKRFHHIEFWCGDATNTSLLFSLGLGMPMLAKSDQSTGNLVHASYVLRSGDLHFLFTAPYSSSSSLSTPSIPTFDYEAHASFLSSHGLGVRAVAIEVEDAKSAFAASVATGARPSAPPVLLEDEQTMFAEVHLFGDVVLRLVSHAQSGATNDQTCYFLPKFSPTLDDGSVAEFGIQRLDHAAGSVAELKTVVEYAMKITGFHEFVPFAAEDLHGKTETGLQSVFLANNDESVFFNFSEPVYGTTMKSPIETFLERNSGPGVHHLAVLTDDIFKTIREMKKRSLFDFMPPPKEDYYKNLRKWTKHILSEKEIQECESLGLKVDNDHEGVIIQTFTKPIGDRLSIFIEVIQRIGCMVQGEDGKLHQKGGCGGFGNGNNFSEVIKSLEKYEKTLHLKV encoded by the exons ATGGAGAGTAAAGTATTAGTAGCAcctaaaaatgatgcaaatgatTCATTCAAAATACAAAGCTTCTACAATTTTGTAAGATCAAACCCAAAAACAGATAAATTCAAAGTAAAAAGATTTCATCACATTGAATTTTGGTGTGGTGATGCAACAAACACAagccttttattttctttaggCCTTGGCATGCCTATGCTCGCTAAATCTGATCAATCCACCGGAAACCTTGTCCATGCCTCCTACGTTTTACGTAGCGGCGATCTTCATTTCCTATTCACTGCTCCttactcttcttcttcctcgctCTCGACTCCATCAATTCCTACGTTTGATTATGAGGCTCATGCCTCGTTTTTATCCTCTCATGGGCTTGGTGTTCGAGCTGTGGCTATTGAGGTGGAGGACGCTAAATCTGCCTTTGCGGCCAGCGTGGCCACAGGGGCTCGTCCGTCCGCCCCACCTGTCTTGTTAGAAGACGAGCAAACAATGTTCGCTGAAGTTCATTTATTTGGGGACGTAGTCCTTCGATTAGTTAGCCATGCACAAAGCGGTGCAACTAATGATCAAACATGTTACTTTTTGCCCAAGTTTTCTCCGACATTG GATGATGGATCGGTGGCCGAGTTTGGAATTCAAAGGTTAGATCATGCTGCTGGGAGTGTAGCTGAGCTGAAAACTGTGGTGGAATATGCAATGAAGATAACTGGATTCCATGAATTTGTACCATTTGCTGCAGAAGATCTCCATGGTAAAACAGAGACAGGACTACAATCAGTGTTTTTAGCTAATAATGATGAATCAGTATTCTTCAACTTCAGCGAGCCGGTTTATGGTACTACCATGAAGAGCCCCATCGAGACCTTCCTCGAGCGCAACTCCGGTCCAG GAGTGCACCATTTAGCTGTCTTAACAGATGACATATTCAAAACCATAAGAGAGATGAAGAAGAGATCATTGTTTGACTTCATGCCTCCACCTAAGGAAGACTACTACAAAAACTTAAGGAAATGGACTAAACATATTTTAAGTGAGAAAGAAATACAAGAATGTGAGAGTCTAGGCCTTAAAGTGGATAATGATCATGAAGGTGTTATTATTCAAACATTTACTAAACCTATTGGAGATagactttctatttttattgaGGTTATTCAAAGAATTGGGTGTATGGTTCAAGGAGAAGATGGTAAGCTTCACCAAAAGGGTGGGTGTGGTGGATTTGGTAATGGAAATAATTTTTCTGAAGTTATCAAGTCACTGGAGAAATATGAAAAAACTCTTCACCTTAAAGTTTAg
- the LOC130800402 gene encoding uncharacterized protein LOC130800402 codes for MASGKCILISGSPGVGKTTLLIRVLERLRASNPNLKVQGFYTREIRQENERVGFEVITVNGQRGNLASINHPSPESQRWPTVGRYRVDVASFETIALPELEIKDDTDLFVIDEVGKMELYSSSFLPAVIRLLNTNVPLLATIPIAKYGRDIPGVARLRNHPGATIYTLDLHNRDSYRERVYSHVVDLLCKH; via the exons ATGGCGTCTGGGAAATGCATATTGATTTCAGGTTCCCCA GGTGTGGGGAAGACAACTCTGCTTATAAGAGTGTTGGAACGTCTCAGAGCTTCAAACCCTAATTTGAAAGTTCAGGGTTTTTATACCC GGGAAATCAGACAAGAAAATGAAAGGGTTGGTTTTGAAGTCATTACTGTCAATGGTCAAAGAGGTAATCTTGCTTCTATTAACCATCCCAG CCCTGAATCACAACGTTGGCCTACTGTTGGGAGATATCGGGTGGATGTAGCTTCTTTTGAAACCATAGCTTTGCCTGAACTGGAG ATTAAAGATGATACAGATTTGTTCGTTATTGATGAGGTTGGCAAAATGGAGCTTTACAGTTCATCATTTCTCCCAGCAGTCATTAGACTCTTAAACACCAATGTCCCTCTTTTGGCTACTATACCAATAGCAAAATATGGCCGAGATATACCTGGAG TTGCAAGACTGAGGAATCATCCCGGGGCAACCATCTACACACTCGACCTGCACAACAGAGATTCGTATAGAGAAAGGGTGTACTCTCACGTGGTTGATCTTCTCTGTAAGCATTAG